In one Janibacter cremeus genomic region, the following are encoded:
- the hutH gene encoding histidine ammonia-lyase, with protein sequence MGDMTTQQQTRTVTIGERPLTVDEVVAVARHHAPAEISDAAWERVRAARSVVEGLAEDTVAHYGVSTGFGALATKHIPHDKRAQLQRSLVRSHAAGSGPEVEEEVVRALMLLRIQTLATGRTGIREETLRLYLALLTERITPVVHEYGSLGCSGDLSPLSHCALALMGEGSVRVAGGDVVDAGEALATADLTPVELLEKEGLALINGTDGMLGMLCLAIHDLRTLLTTADISAAMSIEGLLGTDDVFAADLQALRPHPGQALAAANMRAVLADSPIRDSHRDPQACTRVQDAYSLRCSPQVHGGARDTVEYAATVAAQELAAAVDNPVVTPDGRVESNGNFHGAPVAYVLDFLAIVAADVASMSERRTDRFLDPARNHGLPPFLADDPGVDSGLMIAQYTAAGMVSEMKRLAAPASVDSIPSSAMQEDHVSMGWGAGRKLRRSVDALSRVVAIELYTAARGIALRAPLRPAPATGAVIAALAERGDVAPGPDRITSPELAAAHGAVLDRAVVAAAESATGPLN encoded by the coding sequence ATGGGGGACATGACCACGCAGCAGCAGACCCGCACCGTGACCATCGGCGAGCGTCCCCTGACCGTCGACGAGGTCGTCGCCGTCGCCCGCCACCACGCCCCCGCGGAGATCAGCGACGCCGCCTGGGAGCGCGTGCGCGCCGCCCGAAGCGTCGTCGAGGGCCTCGCCGAGGACACCGTCGCGCATTACGGCGTCTCCACCGGCTTCGGTGCGCTCGCGACCAAGCACATCCCCCACGACAAGCGCGCGCAGCTGCAGCGCTCGCTCGTGCGCAGCCACGCCGCCGGCAGCGGGCCGGAAGTCGAGGAGGAGGTCGTGCGCGCCCTGATGCTGCTGCGCATCCAGACCCTGGCCACCGGTCGCACCGGCATCCGCGAGGAGACCCTGCGTCTCTACCTCGCGCTGCTGACCGAGCGGATCACCCCCGTCGTCCACGAGTACGGATCCCTCGGATGCTCCGGAGACCTGTCGCCGCTGAGCCACTGCGCGCTCGCGCTCATGGGCGAGGGCAGCGTCCGCGTCGCCGGTGGTGATGTGGTCGATGCGGGCGAGGCGCTCGCGACCGCGGACCTCACCCCGGTCGAGCTGCTCGAGAAGGAGGGCCTGGCCCTCATCAACGGCACCGACGGCATGCTCGGGATGCTGTGTCTGGCCATCCACGACCTGCGCACGCTGCTCACGACCGCCGACATCTCCGCCGCGATGAGCATCGAGGGCCTGCTCGGCACCGACGACGTCTTCGCCGCGGACCTGCAGGCGCTGCGTCCGCACCCCGGCCAGGCCCTGGCCGCGGCGAACATGCGCGCGGTCCTCGCCGACAGCCCGATCCGTGACAGCCACCGCGACCCGCAGGCCTGCACCCGCGTCCAGGACGCCTACTCCCTCCGCTGCTCGCCCCAGGTGCACGGAGGCGCCCGCGACACCGTCGAGTACGCCGCGACCGTCGCCGCGCAGGAGCTCGCCGCGGCCGTCGACAACCCGGTCGTCACGCCCGACGGGCGCGTCGAGTCCAACGGCAACTTCCACGGCGCCCCGGTGGCCTACGTCCTCGACTTCCTGGCGATCGTCGCCGCCGACGTGGCGAGCATGAGCGAGCGGCGCACCGACCGTTTCCTCGACCCGGCCCGCAACCACGGCCTGCCGCCCTTCCTCGCGGACGACCCCGGTGTCGACTCCGGCCTGATGATCGCCCAGTACACCGCCGCCGGCATGGTCAGCGAGATGAAGCGCCTGGCCGCCCCGGCGAGCGTCGACTCCATCCCGAGCAGCGCGATGCAGGAGGACCACGTGTCGATGGGCTGGGGCGCGGGCCGCAAGCTGCGCCGCAGCGTCGACGCCCTCTCCCGCGTCGTGGCCATCGAGCTCTACACCGCAGCGCGGGGGATCGCGCTGCGCGCCCCCCTTCGCCCCGCACCGGCCACGGGTGCGGTGATCGCGGCCCTCGCCGAGCGCGGGGACGTTGCCCCCGGACCCGACCGCATCACCTCGCCGGAGCTGGCCGCCGCGCACGGCGCCGTCCTCGACCGAGCCGTCGTCGCCGCCGCCGAGTCGGCGACCGGCCCGCTGAACTGA
- a CDS encoding 4-hydroxy-3-methylbut-2-enyl diphosphate reductase, whose amino-acid sequence MTTSAPTSAASDAGQSTKRVLLAAPRGYCAGVDRAVVSVERALELYGPPVYVRKEIVHNKHVVATLEKRGAIFVEETDEVPEGATVVFSAHGVAPVVHDEAKALSLKTIDATCPLVTKVHREAVRFAGDDYDILLIGHEGHEEVVGTSGEAPENITLVESPEDVDNVEVRDPDKVVWLSQTTLSVDETMETVRRLREKFPALQDPPSDDICYATQNRQLAVKQMAEHCDLMLVVGSRNSSNSVRLVEVAIEHGARDGHLVDYADEIDESWLDGVRTVGVTSGASVPEILVRGVLDYLAERGYGDPQPVTAVEESVVFSLPKELRKDLKAAGLDDKMKHDAGSLEDAGQLH is encoded by the coding sequence ATGACCACCAGTGCACCCACGTCCGCCGCCTCCGACGCCGGGCAGAGCACGAAGCGAGTGCTGCTTGCCGCGCCCCGCGGTTACTGCGCCGGGGTCGACCGCGCCGTCGTCTCGGTCGAGCGAGCCCTCGAGCTCTACGGCCCACCGGTCTACGTGCGCAAGGAGATCGTCCACAACAAGCACGTCGTCGCCACCCTGGAGAAGCGGGGCGCGATCTTCGTCGAGGAGACCGACGAGGTCCCCGAGGGCGCCACCGTCGTCTTCTCGGCGCACGGCGTCGCCCCCGTCGTCCACGACGAGGCCAAGGCCCTGAGCCTGAAGACCATCGACGCGACCTGTCCGCTGGTGACCAAGGTCCACCGCGAGGCCGTGCGCTTCGCCGGCGACGACTACGACATCCTGCTCATCGGCCACGAGGGCCACGAGGAGGTCGTCGGCACCTCCGGGGAGGCCCCCGAGAACATCACCCTGGTCGAGAGCCCGGAGGACGTCGACAACGTCGAGGTCCGGGACCCGGACAAGGTCGTCTGGCTCTCCCAGACGACGCTCTCGGTCGACGAGACGATGGAGACCGTGCGCCGCCTGCGGGAGAAGTTCCCGGCACTGCAGGATCCGCCGAGCGATGACATCTGCTATGCCACGCAGAACCGCCAGCTCGCGGTGAAGCAGATGGCCGAGCACTGCGACCTCATGCTCGTCGTCGGCTCGCGCAACTCCTCCAACTCCGTGCGCCTGGTCGAGGTCGCCATCGAGCACGGTGCCCGCGACGGGCACCTCGTCGACTATGCCGACGAGATCGACGAGTCCTGGCTGGACGGCGTCCGGACCGTCGGTGTCACCTCGGGTGCCTCCGTTCCCGAGATCCTCGTGCGCGGCGTCCTCGACTACCTCGCCGAGCGTGGCTACGGCGACCCGCAGCCGGTCACGGCGGTGGAGGAGAGCGTGGTCTTCTCGTTGCCGAAGGAGTTGCGCAAGGACCTCAAGGCCGCCGGTCTGGACGACAAGATGAAGCACGACGCCGGGTCCCTCGAGGACGCCGGGCAGCTGCACTGA
- the hutI gene encoding imidazolonepropionase: MSTLITNIGELVTCDGTGEGGVGARTEHALVVVGDRIAWVGPAAAAPAADEVVDVGGRCVLPGFVDSHSHLVFDGDRSAEFAARMAGERYDGGGIGVTVEATRAAGDERLRAALAARVAEMRAQGTTTVEVKSGYGLAVEHEVRALRLAAEVTDEVTYLGAHFVPAEMREDRDGYLDLVTGEMLRACAPHARWIDVFCEPASPHAFTGEESRRVLTAGREAGLGLRVHGNQIDHGPGVQLACELGAASVDHCTYLSSDDVDALVGSAATTTATLLPGVEFSTRSPYPDARALLDAGVSVAIASDCNPGTCFSSSMPFMIALAVREMGMTPSEAVVAATRGGARALRREDIGRIEVGARADLAVLEAPNHLHLSYRAGVPIARALEI, translated from the coding sequence GTGAGCACGCTCATCACCAACATCGGCGAGCTCGTCACCTGCGACGGGACGGGCGAAGGGGGCGTCGGCGCCCGGACGGAGCACGCGCTCGTCGTCGTCGGCGACCGGATCGCATGGGTCGGCCCGGCTGCGGCCGCGCCCGCCGCCGACGAGGTCGTCGACGTCGGGGGCCGGTGTGTCCTGCCGGGATTCGTCGACAGCCACTCGCATCTCGTCTTCGACGGGGACCGGTCCGCAGAGTTCGCCGCCCGGATGGCCGGGGAGCGTTACGACGGCGGCGGTATCGGGGTGACCGTCGAGGCGACCCGCGCGGCCGGTGACGAGCGTCTGCGGGCCGCACTGGCCGCCCGGGTTGCGGAGATGCGCGCGCAGGGGACGACCACCGTCGAGGTGAAGTCCGGGTACGGGCTCGCCGTCGAGCACGAGGTGCGCGCCCTGCGGCTCGCCGCCGAGGTCACCGACGAGGTGACCTACCTCGGGGCGCACTTCGTGCCTGCGGAGATGCGCGAGGACCGCGACGGCTACCTCGATCTCGTGACCGGCGAGATGCTGCGTGCGTGCGCGCCGCACGCACGCTGGATCGACGTCTTCTGCGAGCCGGCCTCGCCGCACGCCTTCACCGGTGAGGAGTCGCGCCGGGTCCTCACCGCCGGGCGCGAGGCCGGGCTGGGGCTGCGGGTCCACGGCAACCAGATCGACCACGGGCCGGGGGTCCAGCTCGCCTGCGAGCTCGGTGCCGCGAGCGTCGACCACTGCACGTACCTCTCGAGCGACGACGTCGATGCGCTGGTCGGCAGCGCCGCGACGACGACGGCGACGCTGTTGCCGGGCGTTGAGTTCTCCACGCGCTCGCCCTACCCGGACGCGCGGGCGCTACTCGACGCGGGGGTGTCGGTGGCGATCGCCAGCGACTGCAACCCGGGCACGTGCTTCAGCAGCTCGATGCCCTTCATGATCGCGCTCGCGGTTCGCGAGATGGGGATGACGCCGAGCGAGGCGGTCGTCGCCGCGACCCGGGGTGGGGCACGCGCGCTGCGGCGCGAGGACATCGGTCGGATCGAGGTCGGTGCCCGCGCGGACCTCGCCGTCCTCGAGGCGCCGAATCACCTGCACCTCAGCTACCGCGCTGGGGTGCCGATCGCGCGGGCGCTGGAGATCTGA
- a CDS encoding DNA recombination protein RmuC, translated as MDIATLLTGLLLGVLIGALLAWLTVRARVVGLGVERDGLRERVTDLEASLGEDAETAAALAPMGEALRRVSRKVEQLERDRVDQFAVVREALGRVEQTTTRVGHEAASLASSLRVSSVRGAWGEVQLRRVLEVSGLISRCDFEEQAKGVTPGGRDVRPDVVVHLPGEKHLVVDAKAPMSHWLQAQAEDMDPDERARLLAGHAAALRSHVATLAGKSYWSAFDPSPEMVVCFVPSDATLAAALSQAPGLHEEAMASKVVLASPGTLLALLRTVAFTWQQDAVTQDARELLAVGRELYARLGTLGDHATRMGRSLQRSVEDYNRLVGSLESRVLVSARRMGEIGLSTDAIDEVQAVTTTPRPLTAPELIDAVAAEESRPDLDVEGLVHPAQQREDGVPSHREEAS; from the coding sequence ATGGACATCGCGACCCTCCTGACCGGACTTCTCCTCGGGGTGCTCATCGGCGCCCTCCTGGCCTGGTTGACGGTGCGCGCCCGCGTCGTGGGGCTGGGTGTCGAGCGCGACGGCCTGCGCGAGCGGGTGACCGATCTCGAGGCGAGTCTCGGCGAGGACGCCGAGACGGCGGCCGCGCTGGCCCCCATGGGCGAGGCCCTGCGCCGCGTCTCGCGCAAGGTCGAGCAGCTCGAGCGCGACCGGGTCGACCAGTTCGCCGTCGTCCGGGAGGCCCTCGGCCGGGTGGAGCAGACCACCACGCGTGTGGGCCACGAGGCCGCGTCCCTGGCCTCCTCCCTGCGCGTCTCGTCGGTGCGGGGAGCGTGGGGCGAGGTACAGCTGCGGCGCGTCCTCGAGGTGTCCGGCCTCATCTCGCGGTGCGACTTCGAGGAGCAGGCGAAGGGGGTGACCCCCGGGGGCCGCGACGTGCGCCCGGACGTGGTGGTCCACCTGCCGGGCGAGAAGCACCTCGTCGTCGACGCGAAGGCCCCGATGAGCCACTGGTTGCAGGCGCAGGCCGAGGACATGGACCCGGACGAGCGTGCTCGCCTCCTTGCGGGGCACGCCGCGGCGCTGCGCAGCCACGTCGCGACCCTGGCGGGCAAGTCCTACTGGAGTGCCTTCGACCCCTCGCCCGAGATGGTCGTGTGTTTCGTCCCCTCGGACGCGACGCTCGCGGCTGCCCTCTCGCAGGCTCCCGGCCTGCACGAGGAGGCGATGGCGAGCAAGGTCGTGCTCGCCTCCCCCGGCACGTTGCTGGCGCTGCTGCGCACGGTCGCGTTCACTTGGCAGCAGGACGCGGTGACCCAGGACGCGCGCGAGCTGTTGGCAGTCGGCCGCGAGCTGTACGCCCGGCTGGGGACGCTCGGTGACCACGCGACCCGGATGGGCCGCTCCCTGCAGCGCTCCGTCGAGGACTACAACCGGCTCGTCGGCTCGCTGGAGTCGCGGGTGCTCGTGAGCGCCCGGCGGATGGGTGAGATCGGGCTGAGCACCGACGCGATCGACGAGGTGCAGGCGGTGACCACGACCCCCCGTCCTCTCACCGCGCCCGAGCTCATCGACGCCGTCGCCGCCGAGGAGAGCCGCCCCGATCTCGACGTCGAGGGTCTGGTGCACCCGGCGCAGCAGCGCGAGGATGGAGTGCCCAGCCATCGCGAGGAGGCGTCATGA
- the hutU gene encoding urocanate hydratase, with amino-acid sequence MDGARPVRAPRGTEITAKSWQTEAPLRMLQNNLDPEVAERPDDLVVYGGTGRAARSWEAFDAIVRVLEDLEADETLLVQSGKPVGVLRTHEWAPRVLIANSNLVGDWATWPHFRKLEAEGLMMYGQMTAGSWIYIATQGILQGTFETFAAVAAKRFGGSLAGTITLTGGCGGMGGAQPLAVTLNGGACLVVDVDETRLQRRRSKRYLDEVTTDLDDALAQVTAAKGEERALSVGLVGNAAEVFPEILRRHRAGEVEIDVVTDQTSAHDPLSYLPAEVALDEWQREAEADPEGFTKKAREAMAAQVRAMVEFQDEGAEVFDYGNSIRDEARHAGYTRAFEFPGFVPAYIRPLFCEGLGPFRWVALSGDPEDIRVTDEALKELFPDNTHLHSWLDAAAEHVEFEGLPARICWLGYGERHRAGMLFNELVRDGKVKAPIVIGRDHLDSGSVASPYRETEGMLDGTDAVADWPLLNALTATSSGATWVSIHHGGGVGMGRSIHAGQVGVADGTDLAAQKLERLLTNDPGLGVLRHVDAGYSRAVEVADERGVRVPMTPTVRDGGDPA; translated from the coding sequence ATGGACGGAGCCCGTCCCGTCCGCGCCCCGCGCGGCACCGAGATCACCGCCAAGAGCTGGCAGACCGAGGCACCCCTGCGCATGCTGCAGAACAACCTCGACCCCGAGGTGGCCGAGCGCCCCGACGACCTCGTCGTCTATGGCGGCACCGGCCGTGCGGCCCGGTCCTGGGAGGCCTTCGACGCGATCGTGCGCGTGCTCGAGGACCTCGAGGCCGACGAGACCCTGCTGGTGCAGTCCGGCAAGCCGGTCGGCGTGCTGCGCACCCACGAGTGGGCACCGCGCGTGCTCATCGCCAACTCCAACCTCGTCGGTGACTGGGCGACCTGGCCGCACTTCCGCAAGCTCGAGGCCGAGGGCCTGATGATGTACGGCCAGATGACGGCCGGGTCGTGGATCTACATCGCCACGCAGGGCATCCTCCAGGGCACCTTCGAGACCTTCGCCGCCGTCGCCGCCAAGCGCTTCGGCGGCAGCCTCGCCGGGACCATCACCCTCACCGGGGGTTGCGGTGGCATGGGCGGCGCGCAGCCGCTCGCCGTCACCCTCAACGGCGGTGCCTGCCTCGTCGTCGACGTCGACGAGACCCGTCTGCAGCGGCGGCGGTCCAAGCGATACCTCGACGAGGTCACCACGGACCTGGACGACGCCCTGGCCCAGGTCACGGCGGCGAAGGGGGAGGAGCGTGCCCTGTCCGTCGGGCTCGTCGGCAACGCCGCCGAGGTCTTCCCCGAAATCCTGCGCCGGCACCGCGCCGGGGAGGTCGAGATCGACGTCGTCACCGACCAGACCAGCGCCCACGACCCGCTGAGCTACCTGCCGGCCGAGGTCGCGCTGGACGAGTGGCAGCGCGAGGCCGAGGCCGACCCGGAGGGCTTCACCAAGAAGGCCCGCGAGGCGATGGCCGCGCAGGTCCGGGCGATGGTGGAGTTCCAGGACGAGGGCGCCGAGGTCTTCGACTACGGCAACAGCATCCGCGACGAGGCACGCCACGCCGGCTACACCCGGGCCTTCGAGTTCCCCGGCTTCGTCCCGGCCTACATCCGCCCGCTCTTCTGCGAGGGCCTGGGCCCCTTCCGTTGGGTGGCCCTGTCCGGTGACCCCGAGGACATCAGGGTCACCGACGAGGCGCTCAAGGAGCTCTTCCCGGACAACACGCACCTGCACTCGTGGCTGGACGCCGCCGCCGAGCACGTCGAGTTCGAGGGTCTGCCGGCGCGCATCTGCTGGCTCGGCTACGGCGAACGGCACCGGGCCGGGATGCTCTTCAACGAGCTCGTCCGCGACGGGAAGGTCAAGGCACCGATCGTCATCGGCCGCGACCACCTCGACTCCGGATCCGTCGCCTCGCCCTACCGGGAGACCGAGGGCATGCTCGACGGCACCGACGCGGTCGCCGACTGGCCGCTGCTCAACGCCCTGACGGCGACCTCCTCGGGCGCGACGTGGGTCTCGATCCACCACGGTGGCGGCGTCGGCATGGGCCGCTCCATCCACGCCGGCCAGGTCGGTGTCGCCGATGGCACGGACCTCGCCGCGCAGAAGCTCGAGCGGCTCCTCACCAACGACCCCGGACTGGGCGTGCTGCGGCACGTCGACGCCGGCTACTCGCGGGCGGTCGAGGTGGCCGACGAGCGCGGTGTCCGGGTGCCGATGACCCCGACGGTGCGCGACGGGGGTGATCCGGCGTGA
- a CDS encoding DUF664 domain-containing protein → MTELGAPPWEPPLTGTDAEQLVAALDRQRATFRWKADGLDANGLHARSGASSLTLGGLLMHLALVEDHYSSMRLSGVELDPRWNEVVADEDADFAPTKSPEELYALYDESVATARRRYAEALVDGGLDQPVSMGVPDVGHANLRRLLLDLLEEYGRHTGHADLIREAVDGRVGEDPDDDWVPAWY, encoded by the coding sequence ATGACGGAGTTGGGCGCACCACCCTGGGAGCCGCCGCTGACCGGCACCGACGCGGAGCAGCTGGTGGCGGCCCTGGACCGGCAGCGGGCCACCTTCCGGTGGAAGGCCGATGGTCTCGACGCCAACGGTCTGCATGCCCGGTCCGGCGCCTCGTCCCTCACGCTCGGTGGCCTCCTCATGCACCTCGCCCTCGTCGAGGACCACTACTCGTCGATGCGGTTGTCCGGCGTCGAGCTCGATCCTCGGTGGAACGAGGTCGTGGCGGACGAGGACGCCGACTTCGCCCCGACGAAGTCCCCCGAGGAGCTGTACGCCCTCTACGACGAGTCGGTCGCCACAGCACGGAGGCGCTACGCCGAAGCGCTGGTCGACGGCGGCCTCGACCAGCCGGTGAGCATGGGCGTGCCCGACGTCGGTCACGCGAACCTCCGGCGGCTCCTGCTCGACCTCCTCGAGGAGTACGGACGCCACACCGGCCACGCAGATCTCATCCGCGAGGCCGTCGACGGCCGGGTCGGTGAGGACCCGGACGACGATTGGGTGCCGGCCTGGTACTGA
- the hutG gene encoding formimidoylglutamase: MSGFEWTGRDDGPGPEHRRFFHTVTRPGEGSPSGDGPPADAALIGFASDEGVRRNGGRIGAADGPTALRTALASLAVHEDLTVVDHGDVRVDDGDLEGGQERLGEAVAAARRGAPLTVVLGGGHETAYGSHLGLEQGPRLGVLNLDAHFDLRDAERPTSGTPFLQMALARRGRGLDVNYAVLGISRTSNTGRLFARAEELGAPWLLDDHCQELGAPLEFVRRFLDGVDEVHLSIDLDVLPAAAAPGVSAPAALGVPPFVIQSVCDAVVDSGRLLHLDVTELNPRYDVDQRTAKLAARLIHRVITRAARRAS, encoded by the coding sequence GTGAGCGGCTTCGAGTGGACCGGCCGTGACGACGGCCCCGGTCCCGAGCACCGTCGCTTCTTCCACACCGTGACCCGGCCCGGCGAGGGGTCGCCGTCGGGTGACGGGCCACCGGCCGACGCCGCACTCATCGGCTTCGCCAGCGACGAGGGGGTGCGGCGCAACGGCGGTCGCATCGGTGCGGCCGACGGGCCCACCGCACTGCGGACCGCGCTGGCCTCGCTCGCCGTGCACGAGGACCTCACCGTCGTCGACCACGGGGACGTGCGGGTCGACGACGGTGATCTCGAGGGCGGCCAGGAGCGCCTCGGCGAGGCCGTCGCGGCGGCGCGTCGCGGAGCGCCGTTGACCGTCGTCCTCGGCGGCGGCCACGAGACCGCGTACGGCAGCCACCTCGGCCTGGAGCAGGGCCCGCGCCTCGGTGTGCTCAACCTCGACGCGCACTTCGACCTGCGTGACGCCGAGCGGCCGACGTCGGGGACGCCGTTCCTGCAGATGGCGCTCGCTCGCCGGGGGCGGGGGCTCGACGTGAACTACGCGGTCCTGGGCATCAGCCGCACGAGCAACACGGGCCGGCTCTTCGCCCGGGCGGAGGAGCTCGGTGCGCCGTGGCTGCTCGACGACCACTGCCAGGAGCTGGGGGCGCCGCTCGAGTTCGTGCGGCGATTCCTCGACGGCGTCGACGAGGTGCACCTGTCGATCGACCTCGACGTGCTGCCCGCGGCTGCGGCGCCCGGGGTGAGCGCACCTGCGGCACTGGGGGTACCCCCCTTCGTCATCCAGTCGGTGTGCGACGCCGTCGTCGACAGCGGACGACTCCTCCACCTGGACGTCACCGAGCTCAACCCGCGGTACGACGTCGACCAGCGGACGGCGAAGCTCGCCGCCCGCCTGATCCACCGCGTCATCACCCGAGCCGCCAGGAGGGCATCGTGA
- a CDS encoding IclR family transcriptional regulator, with amino-acid sequence MANATAAGHALRALTHLASRAEPVPAAHLARALGLPRSSTYHLLTVLVEHGYVVHYPEERTYGLGSAVHELGAGYQRQDPLQRLARPHVERLVDTTTHNAHLAVLTGRDVLYVIEERAAGRPSLVTDVGVRLPATLTASGLAVLAALPRRQVTALYPSAAVMVDGGPATPSALRRELVAVRARGHALEVGSIQPELSSVASAVLDRDGHPVAAVAITFRNEEIGEAAQDDLASATKRVAEAIGSRL; translated from the coding sequence ATGGCGAACGCGACCGCAGCGGGGCACGCCTTGCGCGCGCTGACCCACCTGGCCAGCCGCGCCGAGCCGGTCCCGGCGGCGCACCTCGCACGCGCACTGGGTCTGCCCCGCAGCAGCACCTACCACCTGCTGACGGTGCTCGTGGAGCACGGCTACGTCGTGCACTACCCGGAGGAGCGCACCTACGGGCTCGGCTCGGCGGTGCACGAGCTCGGCGCCGGATACCAGCGGCAGGACCCGCTGCAGCGGCTGGCGCGACCACACGTCGAGCGCCTCGTCGACACCACGACGCACAACGCGCACCTCGCCGTGCTGACCGGCCGTGACGTCCTCTACGTCATCGAGGAGCGCGCCGCCGGTCGGCCCTCACTCGTGACGGACGTCGGCGTGCGGCTGCCGGCGACGCTCACCGCCAGTGGCCTGGCCGTGCTCGCCGCGCTGCCCCGACGGCAGGTGACGGCGCTCTACCCCTCGGCTGCGGTGATGGTCGACGGCGGGCCGGCGACGCCCTCCGCGCTGCGCCGCGAGCTCGTCGCGGTCCGTGCCCGCGGCCACGCACTCGAGGTGGGCAGCATCCAGCCGGAGCTGTCCTCGGTGGCCTCCGCGGTGCTCGACCGTGATGGTCACCCCGTCGCGGCGGTCGCGATCACCTTCCGCAACGAGGAGATCGGCGAGGCGGCCCAGGACGACCTCGCCTCGGCCACCAAGAGGGTGGCCGAGGCGATCGGATCGAGACTCTGA